One stretch of Pyxidicoccus trucidator DNA includes these proteins:
- a CDS encoding HD domain-containing phosphohydrolase: protein MRLFKAILLLMLVVGLVPTLMVGWLSVSQTRELLVRDAQELAQERVKQLQLKTEAFLGEPTDTVVGLARVPGFFTLPLVAQQTHLASALTQRREVLALTVFGPDRKRLPGLQAFSRHDVSPSALAGHEERARQLLEGLEGLRYSDAVTGPDGGEPVVTLAFPVGEPVKGYVAADLSLEGLRRMLEQERVGSTGFVYLADRHGHLVAGGGGLAGLGEDVSRRSPVAHLLRQLERNPETETFHVGNFGEGRSAVVAAYTVLPEAGWAIVSEQPVEHAYRQVETMERRVLLGLGGAILVALVLAALFSRNLTRPLKGFTTGALELARGKFGVEVDVPQKNELGELAQTFNYMSKQLLAYDMENRGLYESLEKGYLETIVALANSIDSKDAYTRGHSQRVGDVAVEIGRELSLTERELRQLQYGGILHDIGKIGIVESILCKQSRLTDQEMAIMREHPAIGDAIIGPVSFLGAVRACVRHHHERWDGTGYPDRLKGEDIPLLARIVACADTFDACTSTRPYQKAMPLEKAMEILDNLSGAQLDPKVVLALRQVLAKQGVRLEGHRLPVKLAS from the coding sequence GTGCGCCTTTTCAAAGCCATCCTCCTGTTGATGCTGGTGGTGGGCCTCGTCCCCACGCTGATGGTGGGCTGGCTCTCCGTGTCCCAGACGCGCGAGCTGCTGGTGCGCGACGCGCAGGAGCTCGCGCAGGAGCGGGTGAAGCAGCTCCAGCTCAAGACGGAGGCCTTCCTCGGCGAGCCCACCGACACGGTGGTGGGGCTGGCCCGCGTGCCCGGCTTCTTCACGCTGCCGCTGGTGGCGCAGCAGACGCACCTGGCCTCCGCCCTCACGCAGCGGCGCGAGGTGCTGGCCCTCACCGTGTTCGGCCCGGACCGCAAGCGGCTGCCGGGGCTGCAGGCCTTCTCCCGGCACGACGTGTCCCCTTCCGCGCTGGCCGGGCACGAGGAGCGCGCCCGGCAGCTGCTGGAGGGCCTGGAGGGCCTGCGCTACTCGGACGCGGTGACGGGGCCTGACGGGGGCGAGCCGGTGGTGACGCTGGCCTTCCCCGTGGGTGAGCCCGTGAAGGGCTACGTCGCGGCGGACCTGTCTCTGGAAGGGCTGCGGCGGATGCTGGAGCAGGAGCGCGTGGGCAGCACCGGCTTCGTGTACCTCGCGGACCGGCACGGGCACCTCGTCGCGGGAGGCGGAGGCCTGGCCGGCCTGGGCGAGGACGTGTCGCGGCGCAGCCCGGTGGCGCACCTGCTGCGGCAGCTGGAGCGCAACCCGGAGACGGAGACCTTCCACGTGGGCAACTTCGGCGAGGGCCGCAGCGCGGTGGTGGCCGCGTACACGGTGCTGCCGGAGGCCGGCTGGGCCATCGTCTCCGAGCAGCCGGTGGAGCATGCCTACCGGCAGGTGGAGACCATGGAGCGCCGCGTCCTGCTGGGGCTGGGCGGCGCCATCCTCGTCGCGCTGGTGCTGGCGGCGCTCTTCTCGCGCAACCTCACGCGGCCCCTCAAGGGCTTCACCACCGGCGCGCTGGAGCTGGCGCGCGGCAAGTTCGGCGTGGAGGTGGACGTCCCGCAGAAGAACGAGCTGGGCGAGCTGGCCCAGACGTTCAACTACATGAGCAAGCAGCTGCTCGCGTACGACATGGAGAACCGCGGCCTCTACGAGAGCCTGGAGAAGGGCTACCTGGAGACCATCGTCGCGCTGGCCAACTCCATCGACTCGAAGGACGCGTACACGCGCGGCCACAGCCAGCGCGTGGGGGACGTGGCGGTGGAGATTGGCCGCGAGCTGAGCCTCACCGAGCGCGAGCTGCGGCAGCTCCAGTACGGCGGCATCCTCCATGACATCGGGAAGATTGGAATCGTCGAGTCCATCCTCTGCAAGCAGTCGCGGCTGACGGACCAGGAGATGGCCATCATGCGCGAGCACCCGGCCATCGGCGACGCCATCATCGGCCCGGTGAGCTTCCTGGGCGCGGTGCGCGCGTGCGTGCGCCACCACCACGAGCGCTGGGACGGCACCGGCTACCCGGACCGGCTCAAGGGCGAGGACATTCCCCTGCTGGCCCGCATCGTCGCGTGCGCGGACACCTTCGACGCCTGCACCTCCACGCGCCCGTACCAGAAGGCCATGCCGCTGGAGAAGGCGATGGAGATTCTCGACAACCTCAGCGGCGCCCAGTTGGACCCGAAGGTGGTGCTGGCGCTGCGGCAGGTGCTGGCGAAGCAGGGCGTGCGGCTGGAGGGCCACCGGCTGCCGGTGAAGCTCGCCTCCTGA
- a CDS encoding FecR domain-containing protein: MLLALALSALPLGCTADEHPPAPAPSSRPAPVPRAHLRSLKGDVKIKRATADDWSTASEGLPLFENDKVRTEVGAGADLVFAADGGTVHLGGDSLIGIAETRLRPGQPRTDLTVLRGRIDAELEKPATQSLSVTTPAATIQAGREIVFQ, encoded by the coding sequence ATGCTGCTCGCGCTCGCGCTCTCGGCCTTGCCGCTCGGCTGCACCGCCGATGAGCATCCGCCCGCGCCCGCGCCCTCCTCGCGCCCCGCGCCAGTACCGCGCGCGCACCTGAGAAGCCTGAAGGGGGACGTGAAAATCAAGCGCGCCACCGCCGACGACTGGAGCACCGCGAGCGAGGGGCTCCCCCTCTTCGAGAACGACAAGGTGCGCACCGAGGTGGGCGCGGGCGCCGACCTCGTCTTCGCCGCCGATGGCGGCACGGTGCACCTGGGCGGCGACTCCCTCATCGGCATCGCCGAGACGCGGCTCCGGCCGGGCCAGCCGCGCACGGACCTGACGGTGCTGCGCGGCCGCATCGACGCGGAGCTGGAGAAGCCCGCCACCCAGTCCCTCTCCGTCACCACCCCGGCGGCCACCATCCAGGCCGGAAGGGAGATTGTCTTCCAATGA
- the smpB gene encoding SsrA-binding protein SmpB has translation MTSSGKSKAPGGEARVKVITENRRARFDYTVDEKLEAGLALTGSEVKSLREGIANLSDAYALPKGSELFLLNANIGSYKAASVFDHLPTRGRKLLLHRAEIDRWAAKVRERGYSIIPLVLYFKNGRAKVELGLCRGKNHEDRRQDIKERETKREMDRALRRR, from the coding sequence ATGACATCCAGTGGCAAGTCGAAGGCACCTGGCGGCGAGGCCAGGGTGAAGGTCATCACCGAGAACCGGCGTGCGCGCTTCGACTACACGGTGGACGAGAAGCTGGAGGCCGGGCTGGCGCTGACCGGCAGCGAGGTGAAGTCGTTGAGGGAGGGTATCGCCAACCTGTCGGACGCCTACGCGCTCCCCAAGGGAAGCGAGCTGTTCCTGCTCAACGCCAACATCGGCTCCTACAAGGCGGCCAGCGTCTTCGACCACCTGCCCACCCGGGGCCGAAAGCTGCTGCTGCACCGGGCCGAGATTGACCGCTGGGCGGCGAAGGTGCGGGAGCGGGGTTATTCCATCATCCCGCTTGTGCTGTATTTCAAGAATGGGCGGGCCAAGGTAGAGCTGGGGCTCTGCCGCGGAAAGAATCACGAAGACCGGCGCCAGGACATCAAGGAGCGGGAGACGAAGCGGGAGATGGACCGGGCGTTGCGCCGACGTTGA
- the rimP gene encoding ribosome maturation factor RimP, with protein MSEKNLKQTVEERAMSLLDPIVAGEGLELVDLEFLREREGWILRLFIDKPGGRVGLEDCTQVSRAVDPALDVEDLVPHEYSLEVSSPGVNRPLKKPAHFERVKGQKVKVKTFGPLGDPPRKNFTGTLTEVAGDSISVEVDGAGTFHILFKDIAKANLEFEF; from the coding sequence ATGTCGGAGAAGAACCTCAAGCAGACAGTGGAAGAGCGGGCCATGTCCCTGCTGGACCCCATTGTCGCCGGTGAAGGACTGGAGCTCGTGGACCTGGAATTCCTCCGGGAGCGCGAGGGCTGGATCCTCAGGTTGTTCATCGACAAGCCGGGCGGGCGGGTCGGGCTGGAAGACTGCACCCAGGTGTCGCGCGCGGTGGACCCCGCGCTCGACGTGGAGGACCTGGTCCCCCACGAGTACAGCCTGGAGGTCTCCAGCCCCGGGGTGAACCGGCCGCTGAAGAAGCCGGCGCACTTCGAGCGGGTGAAGGGACAGAAGGTGAAGGTGAAGACGTTCGGGCCGTTGGGAGACCCCCCGCGCAAGAACTTCACCGGCACGCTGACCGAGGTGGCGGGCGACAGCATCTCGGTGGAGGTGGACGGTGCCGGAACCTTCCACATCCTCTTCAAGGACATCGCCAAGGCGAACCTGGAGTTCGAGTTCTAG
- a CDS encoding ClpXP protease specificity-enhancing factor SspB, whose protein sequence is MDDKKGLDKKERLLAALDQGMVMIHLDARRPGVLVPASIRGEAHLRLNLSYRFDPPDLTVGEWGVRCTLSFSGSRFTVAVPWSALFAIASHVTKEFWMYPDDMPPELLQQPATARPQQPMPVPVAAERPRTFLREVPSERERAEEPKPPEVPPEGPQDDPPPPRRGHLRLVK, encoded by the coding sequence ATGGACGACAAGAAGGGTCTCGACAAGAAGGAGCGGCTGCTGGCCGCGCTCGACCAGGGGATGGTGATGATCCACCTGGACGCGCGCCGCCCTGGCGTGCTCGTCCCCGCCTCAATCAGGGGGGAGGCACACCTGCGCCTCAACCTCTCCTACCGCTTCGACCCGCCGGACCTCACGGTGGGCGAGTGGGGCGTGCGCTGCACGCTCAGCTTCTCGGGCTCGCGCTTCACGGTGGCGGTGCCCTGGTCGGCGCTGTTCGCCATCGCCAGCCACGTGACGAAGGAGTTCTGGATGTACCCGGACGACATGCCGCCCGAGCTGCTTCAGCAGCCCGCGACGGCGCGTCCGCAGCAGCCCATGCCGGTGCCCGTGGCCGCCGAGCGCCCGCGTACCTTCCTGCGCGAGGTGCCCTCCGAGCGTGAGCGGGCCGAGGAACCGAAGCCGCCCGAAGTCCCTCCCGAGGGGCCCCAGGACGACCCGCCGCCACCGCGCCGGGGCCACCTGCGCCTGGTGAAGTAG
- a CDS encoding DUF971 domain-containing protein translates to MSFWDRIKPAPKPVSGTDVRVAPDGSRLELGWDDGARTAVSARELRQQCPCAGCVDEWTNKRTLDPAKVPEDLRIKEVQPVGNYALAFVFSDGHTTGIYPWKLLREVSQPLT, encoded by the coding sequence TTGAGTTTCTGGGACCGCATCAAGCCCGCCCCCAAGCCCGTCAGCGGCACGGACGTCCGCGTGGCCCCCGACGGCTCGCGGCTGGAGCTGGGCTGGGACGACGGCGCACGGACGGCCGTTTCCGCGCGCGAGCTGCGCCAGCAGTGCCCCTGCGCCGGCTGCGTGGATGAGTGGACGAACAAGCGCACCCTGGACCCGGCGAAGGTGCCCGAGGACCTGCGCATCAAGGAAGTCCAACCCGTGGGCAACTACGCGCTGGCCTTCGTCTTCAGCGACGGCCACACCACTGGCATCTACCCCTGGAAGCTGCTGCGCGAGGTCTCCCAGCCCCTCACCTGA
- the nusA gene encoding transcription termination factor NusA, translating to MATQQANPTVNLNLVLDQVAKDKGIDRAVLIATLEDAMKTAAKKHFGQDRELEAKYDADKGVVELFQAITVMDEIVDPVQAVNQITTAEAHRKGMEVESGDELVFQIFYRDEDAAEAKAQDDQYGDILRLKTFRRGFGRIAAQTAKQVILQRTRDAERENVFNEYRDRKNEIVTGIARRFERGNIIVDLGRAEAVLPVREQVPRETYRPGDRVQAYVLDVLRESKGPQIVLSRASVNLLTKLFEMEVPEIAEGIVVIEAAAREPGGRAKIAVSSRDSDVDPVGACVGMKGSRVQAVVQELRGEKIDIVPFDEDPARFVCSALAPAEVSRVIIDEANHAMELIVPDDQLSLAIGRRGQNVRLAAQLTGWKLDINSESRVRELREFASRSLGSLPGINEMLVETLYAHGFRQARDIADANPEMLAQMPGIDPARIPAMQEAARKRMVEDQAELSRMDYEREQARLAEARRHPDELNQSERMARVRGVGEKTIEQLILAGYKTVEEIANEKDLAKLGDVPGVGIKKARQLKSAAENYLVEEAKLRAELNAERGVMATTLEGGAEATKSP from the coding sequence ATGGCCACGCAGCAAGCCAACCCGACCGTCAACCTCAACCTCGTCCTCGACCAGGTCGCCAAGGACAAGGGCATCGACCGGGCTGTGCTCATTGCCACCCTCGAAGACGCGATGAAGACCGCGGCCAAGAAGCACTTTGGCCAGGACCGCGAGCTCGAGGCCAAGTACGACGCCGACAAGGGCGTGGTGGAGCTGTTCCAGGCCATTACCGTCATGGATGAGATTGTCGACCCCGTACAGGCCGTCAACCAGATCACCACCGCCGAGGCCCACCGCAAGGGCATGGAAGTGGAGTCCGGGGACGAGCTGGTCTTCCAGATCTTCTACCGGGACGAGGACGCCGCCGAGGCCAAGGCGCAGGACGACCAGTACGGCGACATCCTCCGCCTGAAGACCTTCCGCCGCGGCTTCGGCCGCATCGCCGCGCAGACGGCCAAGCAGGTCATCCTGCAGCGCACGCGGGACGCCGAGCGCGAGAACGTCTTCAACGAGTACCGGGACCGCAAGAACGAAATCGTCACCGGCATTGCCCGCCGGTTCGAGCGCGGCAACATCATCGTGGACCTGGGCCGCGCCGAGGCCGTGCTGCCGGTGCGCGAGCAGGTGCCGCGTGAGACCTACCGCCCGGGCGACCGCGTCCAGGCCTACGTGCTGGACGTGCTGCGCGAGTCCAAGGGCCCGCAGATCGTCCTCAGCCGCGCCTCCGTCAACCTGCTGACCAAGCTGTTCGAGATGGAGGTGCCGGAAATCGCCGAGGGCATCGTCGTCATCGAGGCGGCGGCGCGCGAGCCGGGTGGCCGCGCGAAGATTGCCGTGTCCAGCCGGGACTCGGACGTGGACCCGGTGGGCGCGTGCGTGGGCATGAAGGGCAGCCGCGTGCAGGCGGTGGTGCAGGAGCTGCGCGGGGAGAAGATCGACATCGTCCCCTTCGACGAGGATCCGGCCCGCTTCGTGTGCTCGGCGCTGGCGCCGGCCGAGGTCAGCCGCGTCATCATCGACGAGGCCAACCACGCCATGGAGCTCATCGTCCCGGACGACCAGCTCAGCCTCGCCATCGGCCGCCGCGGGCAGAACGTCCGCCTGGCCGCCCAGCTCACCGGCTGGAAGCTGGACATCAACAGCGAGAGCCGGGTGCGCGAGCTGCGCGAGTTCGCCAGCCGCTCGCTGGGCTCGCTGCCGGGCATCAACGAGATGCTGGTGGAGACGCTCTACGCCCACGGCTTCCGGCAGGCCCGGGACATCGCCGATGCGAATCCGGAGATGCTGGCGCAGATGCCCGGCATCGACCCCGCCCGCATCCCCGCCATGCAGGAGGCCGCGCGCAAGCGCATGGTCGAGGATCAGGCGGAGCTGTCGCGCATGGATTATGAGAGGGAGCAGGCCCGGCTGGCGGAGGCACGGCGCCACCCGGACGAGCTCAACCAGTCCGAGCGCATGGCCCGCGTGCGCGGTGTCGGAGAGAAGACCATCGAGCAGCTCATCCTCGCCGGCTACAAGACGGTGGAGGAGATCGCCAACGAGAAGGACCTGGCGAAGCTGGGCGACGTGCCGGGTGTGGGCATCAAGAAGGCCCGCCAGCTGAAGAGCGCGGCGGAGAACTACCTCGTGGAGGAGGCAAAGCTGCGCGCGGAGCTGAACGCCGAGCGTGGTGTGATGGCGACGACCCTGGAAGGTGGCGCGGAAGCCACCAAGTCGCCGTAA
- the panC gene encoding pantoate--beta-alanine ligase: MATAVLRTVEEVKTWVAGLRREGRRLALVPTMGFLHEGHLSLMREGRSRADVVAASIFVNPTQFGPKEDLSRYPRDLSGDVAKCASAGVDVVFAPEDPKAMYPPGYQTYVDVTEVSQGLCGERRPGHFRGVATIVTQLLCLFRPEVALFGEKDYQQLQVIRALNRDLHLGADIVGMPTVREADGLALSSRNAYLSPDERRRALSLSRGLKAAQALLREGTREAGALVGAARRELEAAGLREDYVELVDAEQLRPLATVAPGQAARLLVAAFSGTTRLIDNMPLAG; the protein is encoded by the coding sequence ATGGCCACCGCAGTCCTGCGCACCGTGGAGGAAGTGAAGACGTGGGTGGCGGGGCTGCGCCGTGAAGGGCGCCGGCTCGCGCTGGTGCCCACCATGGGGTTCTTGCACGAGGGGCACCTCTCGCTGATGCGCGAGGGGCGCTCCCGTGCCGACGTGGTGGCCGCGTCCATCTTCGTCAACCCCACCCAGTTCGGGCCGAAGGAGGACCTGTCCCGCTACCCCAGAGACCTCTCGGGGGACGTCGCGAAGTGCGCCAGCGCGGGCGTGGACGTCGTCTTCGCCCCCGAGGACCCCAAGGCGATGTACCCGCCGGGGTATCAGACCTACGTGGACGTCACGGAGGTCAGCCAGGGCCTGTGCGGCGAGCGGCGCCCGGGCCACTTCCGTGGCGTGGCCACGATTGTCACCCAGTTGCTGTGCCTCTTCCGGCCGGAAGTGGCCCTCTTCGGGGAGAAGGACTACCAGCAGCTCCAGGTCATCCGGGCGCTGAACCGGGACCTGCACCTGGGCGCGGACATCGTCGGCATGCCGACGGTGCGCGAGGCGGACGGGCTGGCCCTGAGCAGCCGCAATGCCTACCTGTCCCCGGACGAGCGGCGGAGGGCCCTGTCCCTCTCCCGGGGGCTGAAGGCCGCCCAGGCGCTCCTGCGCGAGGGTACCCGGGAGGCGGGCGCGCTGGTGGGCGCCGCCCGGCGCGAACTGGAGGCGGCTGGCCTGCGCGAGGATTACGTGGAACTGGTGGACGCCGAGCAGCTGCGGCCCCTGGCCACGGTGGCGCCCGGGCAGGCTGCCCGCCTGCTCGTCGCGGCCTTCAGTGGCACCACGCGCCTCATCGACAACATGCCGCTGGCCGGTTAG
- a CDS encoding carbon-nitrogen hydrolase family protein, giving the protein MHLIAAAQMVSTADKGHNLDVATRLVRQAAGLGARLVGLPENFSWMGPEPERSAAAEGLDGPTLAHMAQLARELKVTLLAGSVLETGAPGGRLYNTSVLFGPGGERLAVYRKMHLFDVEVGDGATYQESAAVAPGTEVVAAETEVGRLGLSVCYDLRFPELYRRLSREGATLLAVPAAFTLMTGKDHWEVLLRARAIENQAYVLAPAQGGRHSANRLTYGHAMVVDPWGLVTARASEGEGLALAQVDPELQARIRRNLPCLQHRRLD; this is encoded by the coding sequence ATGCACCTCATCGCCGCCGCGCAGATGGTGTCCACCGCGGACAAGGGCCACAACCTGGACGTCGCCACCCGCCTCGTGCGGCAGGCGGCCGGCCTGGGGGCCCGTCTGGTGGGCCTCCCGGAGAACTTCTCGTGGATGGGCCCGGAGCCCGAGCGCTCCGCCGCCGCCGAGGGACTGGACGGGCCCACCCTGGCCCACATGGCCCAGCTCGCCCGGGAGCTCAAGGTGACGCTGCTGGCCGGCAGCGTGCTGGAGACGGGAGCGCCGGGGGGCCGGCTCTACAACACCAGCGTCCTCTTCGGCCCGGGCGGAGAGCGGCTGGCCGTCTACCGGAAGATGCACCTCTTCGACGTGGAGGTGGGAGATGGTGCCACCTACCAGGAGTCCGCCGCGGTGGCGCCGGGGACGGAGGTGGTGGCCGCGGAGACGGAGGTGGGACGGCTGGGCCTGTCCGTCTGCTACGACTTGCGCTTCCCGGAGCTGTACCGACGTCTCTCCAGGGAGGGCGCCACCCTGCTCGCGGTGCCGGCCGCCTTCACTCTGATGACGGGCAAGGACCACTGGGAGGTGCTCCTGCGGGCACGGGCCATTGAAAACCAGGCCTACGTGCTGGCGCCCGCACAAGGTGGGAGGCACTCCGCCAACCGCCTCACCTATGGGCACGCCATGGTGGTGGACCCCTGGGGGCTGGTGACGGCGCGGGCGTCCGAGGGCGAGGGGCTGGCGCTGGCGCAGGTGGACCCGGAGCTCCAGGCGCGCATCCGGCGCAACCTGCCCTGCCTGCAGCACCGGCGGTTGGACTAG
- a CDS encoding peptidoglycan-binding protein LysM → MKTSLLILLAGLGVTAQDTAVVGPRETLRQVAERTVGDPGAAGEIQALNGLTSDTVAEGTRLKVPGQERVLAQKALETARTLVGDAGVSPEAAARLKDAEAHFRAARYAQASEAANAAGKHVSAAPAPSTSAFSVEVGPDGGTTTVTVTKGPPVRVEAEGVTRPVAAGAAVRVDKGSPPPEPPAPLVAPRPALPEDGERLKRRPDAAGRLGPVKLSWAAVPGAERYEVEVSRDIDGPSVFAQSVSALELKLPVLPAGHYRWTVRAVGPAGRSEPGPTRRFELVSERLKLEVQKGQWQ, encoded by the coding sequence ATGAAGACGTCGCTGCTCATCCTGCTGGCGGGGCTGGGGGTCACCGCGCAGGACACGGCGGTGGTGGGCCCCCGCGAGACACTGCGACAGGTGGCGGAGCGCACCGTGGGCGACCCGGGCGCCGCGGGGGAAATCCAGGCCCTCAACGGGCTGACGTCGGACACGGTGGCCGAGGGCACGCGGCTGAAGGTGCCCGGACAGGAACGTGTGCTGGCACAGAAGGCCCTGGAGACGGCGCGCACCCTCGTCGGGGACGCGGGCGTGTCACCAGAGGCCGCGGCGCGGCTCAAGGATGCGGAGGCGCACTTCCGCGCCGCCCGCTACGCCCAGGCCTCCGAGGCGGCCAACGCGGCCGGCAAGCACGTGTCCGCCGCCCCCGCGCCGAGCACTTCCGCATTCAGCGTGGAGGTGGGCCCGGACGGAGGCACCACCACCGTCACCGTGACGAAGGGCCCACCGGTGCGGGTGGAAGCCGAGGGCGTCACCCGGCCCGTTGCCGCGGGCGCGGCCGTGCGCGTGGACAAGGGCAGCCCGCCTCCCGAGCCACCCGCCCCCCTGGTGGCGCCGAGGCCCGCGTTGCCGGAGGATGGGGAGCGCTTGAAGCGACGCCCGGACGCGGCGGGACGGCTGGGCCCGGTGAAGCTGAGCTGGGCGGCAGTGCCCGGAGCGGAGCGTTACGAGGTGGAAGTGTCGCGCGACATTGATGGCCCCTCCGTCTTCGCCCAGTCTGTCTCCGCCCTGGAGCTGAAGCTGCCGGTGCTGCCGGCCGGACACTACCGGTGGACGGTGCGCGCTGTGGGCCCGGCGGGCCGCTCCGAGCCCGGGCCCACCCGTCGCTTCGAGCTGGTGTCGGAGCGACTCAAGCTCGAAGTGCAGAAGGGACAGTGGCAGTAG
- a CDS encoding protein kinase domain-containing protein: MHERYRLVRPLATGGMAELFLGVARTEGFERTVAIKRVLPQLAQEPDIARMFLAEARLSMQLQHQNIATVYDVGHGPGGLFLVMELVDGWDLGVLLRTAARQGQRFPPHLAAFVVVQTLAGLSHAYRKMHDGRPVMVAHRDVSPSNVLVSREGEVKVTDFGIARLEGASFTEPGVFRGKEAYSAPEVLQGAPANALSDQFSLGIVFHELLTGRHPFHDVKEPMAVAYAILSREVPPLPPDVPAPLAEAVLRMMARAPERRFPTPELLGESLARWLARAGEPATSHALSDFMRQLRLAPTLRELGEAGDEPQAGLAQATRPSSPGTFSLEEDAPPETQPGGLALSASGRLVHRCARCGTPLHGAHAPCDACAEELSPPSPTFTPVPPASALGGRSGPLDSGAGAPGPAASASAGRSAPGAPAHAPSAGRPAPSTPGNRARQGAPELAPSPTQSLADASVPEQGHRPMRSVLELPAESLELAERTARPESDWQEDPGASRRRWKRAGVALGMVAVLAAAGAWLYSQRAALPGHLTKLGVPVPSPALSIITNPPGATVLVEGKQVGTTPLAMDNAYPSDKPLTVQVRLRGYRTWKGTFRGGEPVEFKVVLDR, encoded by the coding sequence GTGCACGAACGCTATCGGCTCGTACGGCCCCTGGCCACCGGCGGCATGGCGGAGCTGTTCCTCGGCGTGGCGCGCACCGAGGGCTTCGAGCGCACGGTGGCCATCAAGCGGGTGCTGCCGCAGCTGGCGCAGGAGCCGGACATCGCGCGCATGTTCCTGGCCGAGGCGCGGCTGTCCATGCAGCTGCAGCACCAGAACATCGCCACCGTGTACGACGTGGGCCACGGCCCCGGCGGGCTCTTCCTGGTGATGGAGCTGGTGGACGGGTGGGACCTGGGCGTGCTGCTGCGCACCGCCGCGCGGCAGGGCCAGCGCTTCCCGCCGCACCTGGCGGCCTTCGTCGTCGTGCAGACGCTGGCCGGCCTCTCGCACGCGTACCGGAAGATGCACGACGGGCGCCCTGTCATGGTGGCCCATCGCGACGTGTCGCCCTCCAACGTCCTCGTGTCGCGCGAGGGCGAGGTGAAGGTGACGGACTTCGGCATCGCCCGGCTGGAGGGCGCCTCCTTCACGGAGCCCGGCGTCTTCAGGGGCAAGGAAGCCTACAGCGCGCCAGAGGTGCTCCAGGGCGCTCCCGCCAACGCGCTGAGCGACCAGTTCTCCCTGGGCATCGTCTTCCACGAGCTGCTCACGGGCCGCCATCCCTTCCATGACGTGAAGGAGCCCATGGCGGTGGCGTACGCCATCCTGTCCCGCGAGGTGCCCCCGCTGCCTCCGGACGTGCCCGCGCCGCTGGCCGAGGCCGTCCTCCGGATGATGGCCCGGGCTCCCGAGCGGCGCTTCCCGACGCCGGAGCTGCTGGGCGAGTCGCTCGCGCGGTGGCTGGCCCGGGCCGGCGAGCCCGCCACGTCGCACGCGCTCTCCGACTTCATGCGGCAGCTGCGGCTGGCCCCCACCCTCCGCGAGCTGGGTGAGGCGGGCGACGAGCCGCAGGCCGGGCTGGCTCAGGCCACGCGACCGTCGAGCCCGGGCACCTTCTCGCTGGAGGAGGACGCGCCGCCCGAGACCCAACCGGGTGGACTCGCGCTCAGCGCCAGCGGACGGCTCGTGCACCGCTGCGCCCGCTGTGGCACGCCCCTGCATGGCGCGCATGCGCCGTGTGACGCCTGCGCCGAGGAGCTGTCTCCGCCCTCGCCCACCTTCACGCCGGTGCCCCCCGCGTCCGCGCTGGGGGGACGCTCCGGGCCCCTGGATTCCGGAGCAGGTGCCCCGGGCCCGGCGGCGTCCGCATCAGCGGGCCGCTCCGCGCCCGGAGCCCCGGCCCATGCGCCGTCTGCGGGCCGCCCCGCCCCCTCCACACCGGGAAACCGCGCGCGGCAGGGAGCTCCGGAGCTGGCGCCCTCCCCCACCCAGTCGCTCGCGGACGCGAGCGTCCCCGAGCAGGGACACCGGCCGATGCGGAGCGTGCTCGAGCTGCCCGCCGAGTCCCTGGAGCTGGCCGAGCGCACGGCACGCCCGGAGAGCGACTGGCAGGAAGACCCGGGAGCCTCCAGGAGACGCTGGAAGCGTGCAGGGGTGGCGCTGGGCATGGTGGCCGTGCTGGCCGCGGCTGGAGCGTGGCTCTACTCGCAGCGCGCCGCGCTGCCGGGACACCTCACGAAGCTGGGCGTGCCCGTGCCTTCACCGGCGCTCAGCATCATCACCAATCCGCCCGGGGCCACGGTGCTGGTGGAGGGCAAGCAGGTGGGAACCACGCCGCTGGCGATGGACAACGCCTACCCCAGCGACAAGCCCCTCACCGTGCAGGTGCGGCTGCGGGGCTACCGCACCTGGAAGGGCACCTTCCGCGGCGGCGAGCCCGTCGAGTTCAAGGTGGTGCTGGACCGCTGA